In Nocardioides nitrophenolicus, the genomic window TGCGCAGGTACGACCCGAAGCGCGACGAGCACGGCCGGGTGCACAACAACGGCGTGCGCTGGGCGCAGCTGCTCGCGAAGGCTCCGGTCGCGTGGACCCTGGGTGTCGTCGTACTGCTGGGGGCGCTGGCCGCTCCGATCTCGCAGATGTACCTCGCCTTCCCCACCGACAGCACCTCGCCGACCGACACCACGCAGCGCAAGGCGTCGGACCTGATGACCGAGGCGTTCGGCCCCGGCCGCGAGGGTCCGCTGCTGGTGGTCGTCGACGGCCGCAAGATCGCCGACGACGACCAGCGCCAGGCCGCCTTCGACCGGGTGGTCGAGTGGGCCGCGGGCCAGGACGACGTCAAGAGCGCCGACCTGGTCGCGACCAACGCCGAGCGCGACGCGTCCGGCGCACCGGTCGGCACCGGCACCGGCGCGATGATCCAGATCGTGCCGTCCTCGGGCCCCGACGAGCCGGAGACCCTCGACCTGCTGCAGGCGCTGCGCGACGGCCAGAGCCGGATCGAGAGCCAGACCGACACCGTCGTCGGCGTCACCGGCCTGACCGCCATCACCACCGACGTCTCCGACCGGCTCAACGGCGCACTGCCGATCTACCTCGCCGTCGTGATCGGCCTGGCGTTCGTGCTGCTGGTGCTGGTGTTCCGCTCGATCCTGATCCCGCTGACCGCCACCCTGGGCTTCCTGCTCTCGGTGCTGGCCACGCTGGGCGCGACCGTCGCGATCTTCCAGGAGGGCGCGCTCGGGCTGTTCGAGGGCCAGCCGATCGTGAGCTTCATGCCGATCTTCCTGATCGGCGTGGTGTTCGGCCTCGCCATGGACTACCAGGTCTTCCTGGTCACCCGGATGCGGGAGGCGCACGTCCACGGTTTGCCCACCCACGAGGCGGTCATCGACGGCTTCCGCAACAGCGCCCGGGTGGTCACCGCCGCCGCGACGATCATGATCGCCGTGTTCTCCGGCTTCATCCTCGAGGACACCGCGGTCGTGAAGTCGATGGGCTTCGCGCTCGCCGTGTCGATCGTCTTCGACGCCTTCGTGGTGCGGATGGTGCTCATCCCGTCGGTGCTCTACCTGCTCGGCGAGAAGGCCTGGTGGCTGCCGAAGTGGCTCGACCGGATCCTGCCGAACGTCGACGTCGAGGGTGAGTCCCTCGAGCGCGACTCGGCTCCGGTGCACGTCGGCGCGGGTCGTGACGACCTTGACGAGGACAAGCGGCTGGCTGGTGTCTGACCGACCCGGCGCGAAGTAGCGCCGCAAACCCGCCGACCCGGCGCGAAAAAGCCACTTTCGCGCCGGGTCGGCGCGTTTTCGCGTGCAGTTTCTGCCGGGTCGGCGGAAATCGAGAGCCAGTTGGGGCCGGGTCAGCCCAGGGCCCGCTCGATGTCGCCGGAGATCTTGGCGGGCTCGGTGGTCGGCGCGTAGCGGTCGAGGACCTGGCCGTCGCGGCCGAGCAGGAACTTGGTGAAGTTCCACTTGATGGCGCCGCCGATCAGCCCGCCCTGCTCCTTCTTCAGCCACTGGTAGAGCGGGTGGGCCTCCTTGCCGTTGACGTCGATCTTGGCGAACATCGGGAACGAGACGCCGTAGTTGCGCTCGCAGAAGGCCGCGATCTCGTCGTCGGTGCCGGGCTCCTGGTGGGCGAACTGGTCGCACGGGAAGCCGAGCACGGTGAAGCCGCGGTCGCCGTAGGAGTCGTAGAGCTCCTGCAGGCCCTGGTACTGCGGGGTGAACCCGCACTTCGAGGCCGTGTTGACGACGAGGACGACCGAGCCGTCGTACGACGACAGGTCGACCTCCTGGCCGTCGATCGCGGTGGCCTTGAAGTCGTGGAGGGAGGTCATGCGGGAAGTCTGGCACGCACGACCCGAGCGCGGGCCCGGTCAGCCGCGGTCAGCCGCGGTCAGCCGCGGTCGGCCACCGTCGGGCCGGACGGGGTGAGGCCGGGCCAGGCCTCCCCCCACGCGCCGTACGCCGTCTCGGCGAGCGGGCGCCGCTGCCGCTCGCGGTGGTCGCGCTCGGCGTCGCGCTCGGACACCTCGGCCGGGTTGCCGCGCACGCCGACGGCGATGCCGGCGAGCAGCCGCGCGGTGTCGGGGATCCCGAGCGCCTCGGCCGCGCCGTCGTGGTCGAACCCGCCGAACTGGTGGGCGTGCAGCCCCATCGCCCGCGCCTGCAGGGTGAGGTGGGCGGCGGCCTGGCCCACGTCGTGGGTGGGGATGAGCACGTCGCTGAGCTCGACCCCGTCCTGGCCCAGCATCACCACCGACAGCAGGACGACGGACGCGCGCGGCACCCATCCGGAGTTGCCGCGGCTCAGGTGCGGGACGAAGGCGGCGTGCTGGGCGCTGCCGCGCGGCGCGACGACGAAGCGCCAGGGCTGCCGGTTGCCCGAGCTCGGCGCCCACTGCGCGGCTTCGAGGAGGCGGGTGATCTCGGCGGCGGTGAGCTCGTGGCGGGCGTCGAAGACGCTCGGGCTCCAGCGGGAGCGCAGCGGCTCGGCGATGTCGACCGGGTTCATGGGTCGAGTATCGCGTCCGGGCGTCGCGGAGCCCTCAGCCGCCCGTCGCGAGCAGGGGCGGGGTGCGCGTCTCGTACTCGGCCACCGCCAGCTCGCCGGCGCGCCTGATGTGGGCGGCGCAGGCCGCG contains:
- a CDS encoding MMPL family transporter gives rise to the protein MARLLYRIGSTAYRRWPFFIAGWLLVAVVLGSLAAAFSKPMTDAFSIPGIPSEKAADIQQELFPESGDAFDDASVNIVVAAPKGHTLAEPAYQTAIQDLIDGVPTLPQTGNDNPGLVAPAPAPEGMPAAFSTLSDDGRIGTLSFEWDVDSPSDLKATTIEDLEDLLADTTAETGLVAEANGPGMAVMEPPGGSAELIGLGIALVVLVLTFGSLMAAGMPLLNAVFGVGLGMTGITAMTALMDIGSSTPMLATMIGLAVGIDYTLFILARYRTELHHTKDRAHAAGIAVGTAGSAVVFAGLTVLIALSALAVVRIPFLTAMGLAAAATVFVAVLVALTLLPALLGLTKSKSFAGQVRRYDPKRDEHGRVHNNGVRWAQLLAKAPVAWTLGVVVLLGALAAPISQMYLAFPTDSTSPTDTTQRKASDLMTEAFGPGREGPLLVVVDGRKIADDDQRQAAFDRVVEWAAGQDDVKSADLVATNAERDASGAPVGTGTGAMIQIVPSSGPDEPETLDLLQALRDGQSRIESQTDTVVGVTGLTAITTDVSDRLNGALPIYLAVVIGLAFVLLVLVFRSILIPLTATLGFLLSVLATLGATVAIFQEGALGLFEGQPIVSFMPIFLIGVVFGLAMDYQVFLVTRMREAHVHGLPTHEAVIDGFRNSARVVTAAATIMIAVFSGFILEDTAVVKSMGFALAVSIVFDAFVVRMVLIPSVLYLLGEKAWWLPKWLDRILPNVDVEGESLERDSAPVHVGAGRDDLDEDKRLAGV
- a CDS encoding glutathione peroxidase, with the translated sequence MTSLHDFKATAIDGQEVDLSSYDGSVVLVVNTASKCGFTPQYQGLQELYDSYGDRGFTVLGFPCDQFAHQEPGTDDEIAAFCERNYGVSFPMFAKIDVNGKEAHPLYQWLKKEQGGLIGGAIKWNFTKFLLGRDGQVLDRYAPTTEPAKISGDIERALG
- a CDS encoding nitroreductase family protein gives rise to the protein MNPVDIAEPLRSRWSPSVFDARHELTAAEITRLLEAAQWAPSSGNRQPWRFVVAPRGSAQHAAFVPHLSRGNSGWVPRASVVLLSVVMLGQDGVELSDVLIPTHDVGQAAAHLTLQARAMGLHAHQFGGFDHDGAAEALGIPDTARLLAGIAVGVRGNPAEVSERDAERDHRERQRRPLAETAYGAWGEAWPGLTPSGPTVADRG